One segment of Acidovorax sp. DW039 DNA contains the following:
- a CDS encoding Crp/Fnr family transcriptional regulator yields the protein MSTMLSNLDLLRRVPLFSLLTVTQAEVISGAVTKRRFKRGEVLVEQGQKSNALAILLTGRARVVSADNRGREVILATLGPGDYIGEMSIIDNEPHSATVRAEVQTDVLLLGRNDFARCLSENASMSLVVMRGLVKRLRHADRKIESLALLDVYGRVAHALLDFAVQDAQGQWIIREKISRQDLAKMVGASREMVSRVMKDLEERAFIQTLPNGATLLKERLNALN from the coding sequence ATGTCGACGATGTTGTCCAACCTCGACCTGCTGCGCAGGGTGCCGTTGTTTTCACTGCTGACAGTGACACAGGCCGAGGTGATCAGCGGTGCCGTGACCAAACGCCGTTTCAAGCGCGGAGAGGTCTTGGTGGAGCAGGGGCAAAAGTCCAACGCGCTGGCCATTTTGCTGACGGGGCGTGCCCGGGTGGTCTCTGCCGACAACCGCGGCCGCGAAGTCATTCTTGCCACGCTCGGGCCAGGGGACTACATCGGCGAGATGAGCATCATCGACAACGAGCCGCACTCGGCCACCGTGCGAGCTGAAGTACAGACGGATGTGCTCTTGCTGGGACGTAACGACTTTGCCCGTTGCCTGTCTGAAAACGCATCCATGTCGCTGGTGGTGATGCGCGGGCTGGTCAAGCGGCTGCGCCATGCAGACCGAAAAATTGAGTCACTGGCGTTACTGGATGTGTATGGGCGGGTGGCCCATGCCCTTCTGGATTTTGCGGTGCAGGATGCCCAGGGCCAGTGGATCATCCGCGAGAAAATCTCGCGCCAGGATCTGGCCAAGATGGTGGGTGCGTCCCGTGAGATGGTCAGCCGCGTGATGAAGGACCTGGAGGAGCGCGCATTTATCCAGACGCTCCCCAACGGGGCCACGCTGCTCAAGGAGCGACTGAACGCACTGAACTGA
- a CDS encoding DNA translocase FtsK 4TM domain-containing protein, which produces MTYSLNTLNASAAAKSPPRTGVARFGHEVSLLVGLLALVFWLLALISYSAQDPSWSSSGVSSSRMVSNWAGRLGAWLADGSYFAMGFSVWWCVAAAICAWFASLARWMRGGEMPPDAPTPAVRRLVFWVGLALLVSASSALEWSRLYRFEPYLPGGHGGGVLGYTMGLNSMKWLGFTGSGLVCIVLLVLGASMVFRFSWGRVAEWLGGRIDALVQSRLAQREVAKDVAVGRKAARERAVVVREERTESEEHHPEPVQIIEPVLVDAPQSTRVVKERQKPLFTDMPDSKLPMVDLLDGPQQKQETVSADTLEMTSRLIEKKLKDFGVEVRVVAAMPGPVITRYEIEPATGVKGSQIVGLAKDLARSLSLVSIRVVETIPGKNYMALELPNAKRQSIRLSEILGSQIYHEAKSMLTMGLGKDIVGNPVVADLAKMPHVLVAGTTGSGKSVGINAMILSLLYKAEARDVRLLMIDPKMLEMSVYEGIPHLLAPVVTDMKQAAHGLNWCVAEMERRYKLMSKLGVRNLAGYNAKIDEAKAKEEFIYNPFSLTPEEPEPLQRLPHIVVIIDELADLMMVVGKKIEELIARLAQKARAAGIHLILATQRPSVDVITGLIKANIPTRIAFQVSSKIDSRTILDQMGAEALLGMGDMLYMASGTGLPIRVHGAFVSDEEVHRVVSYLKEQGEPDYIEGVLEGGTVDGDGDLSGDGGGEGGEKDPMYDQAVEVVLKDRKASISYVQRKLRIGYNRSARLLEDMEKAGLVSALTASGQREVLVPARE; this is translated from the coding sequence ATGACTTATTCCCTCAATACCTTGAATGCATCTGCGGCGGCCAAATCGCCCCCCCGCACCGGCGTTGCCCGGTTCGGGCATGAAGTGAGTCTGCTGGTGGGGCTGCTGGCCCTGGTTTTCTGGCTGCTGGCGCTGATCAGCTACTCGGCCCAGGATCCCTCCTGGTCTTCTTCCGGGGTCAGTTCATCACGCATGGTGTCCAACTGGGCGGGGCGCCTGGGTGCCTGGCTGGCGGACGGCAGCTACTTTGCGATGGGCTTTTCGGTGTGGTGGTGCGTGGCGGCCGCCATCTGCGCGTGGTTTGCATCTTTGGCCCGCTGGATGCGTGGCGGGGAGATGCCCCCCGATGCGCCTACGCCCGCTGTGCGCAGGCTGGTGTTCTGGGTGGGCTTGGCGCTGCTGGTCAGTGCCAGCTCTGCACTGGAATGGTCGCGCCTGTATCGCTTCGAGCCTTATCTTCCCGGTGGGCATGGCGGTGGTGTGCTGGGCTACACCATGGGCCTGAACAGCATGAAATGGCTCGGCTTCACCGGGTCGGGGCTGGTCTGCATCGTCTTGCTGGTGCTGGGTGCCTCCATGGTGTTCCGTTTCTCCTGGGGGCGCGTGGCGGAATGGCTGGGCGGGCGCATTGATGCCCTGGTTCAGTCCCGTCTGGCCCAGCGTGAAGTGGCCAAAGACGTGGCCGTGGGCCGCAAGGCGGCGCGCGAGCGCGCAGTGGTGGTGCGTGAAGAGCGCACCGAAAGCGAAGAGCACCACCCCGAGCCCGTGCAGATCATCGAGCCCGTATTGGTGGATGCACCGCAAAGCACCCGCGTCGTGAAAGAGCGGCAAAAGCCCCTGTTCACCGACATGCCCGACAGCAAGCTGCCGATGGTGGACCTGCTGGACGGCCCACAACAGAAGCAGGAAACCGTCTCTGCCGACACGCTGGAGATGACCAGCCGCCTGATCGAGAAGAAGCTCAAGGACTTTGGCGTGGAAGTGCGCGTGGTGGCCGCCATGCCCGGCCCCGTGATCACACGCTACGAGATCGAACCCGCTACGGGCGTGAAGGGTTCGCAGATTGTGGGTTTGGCCAAAGACTTGGCCCGCTCGCTCAGCCTCGTGTCCATCCGGGTGGTGGAGACCATTCCGGGCAAGAACTACATGGCGCTGGAGCTGCCCAACGCCAAGCGCCAGTCGATTCGTCTGTCCGAAATCCTGGGCTCGCAGATTTACCACGAGGCCAAGAGCATGCTCACCATGGGGCTGGGCAAGGACATTGTGGGCAACCCGGTGGTGGCCGACCTGGCCAAGATGCCCCATGTGCTGGTGGCCGGTACCACGGGCTCGGGCAAGTCGGTGGGGATCAACGCCATGATCCTCTCGCTGCTCTACAAGGCCGAGGCGCGCGATGTGCGCCTGTTGATGATCGACCCTAAGATGCTGGAAATGTCCGTCTACGAAGGCATTCCACATCTGCTGGCCCCGGTGGTCACGGACATGAAGCAGGCCGCCCATGGCTTGAACTGGTGCGTGGCCGAGATGGAGCGCCGCTACAAGCTCATGTCCAAGCTGGGTGTGCGCAACCTGGCGGGCTACAACGCCAAGATCGACGAAGCCAAAGCCAAGGAAGAGTTCATCTACAACCCCTTCAGCCTCACGCCCGAAGAGCCCGAGCCGCTGCAGCGTCTGCCGCACATCGTGGTCATCATCGACGAGCTGGCCGACCTGATGATGGTGGTGGGCAAGAAGATTGAAGAGCTGATTGCCCGCCTGGCGCAGAAGGCGCGGGCGGCCGGTATTCACCTGATCCTGGCCACCCAGCGCCCCAGCGTGGATGTGATCACCGGCCTGATCAAGGCCAACATACCCACCCGCATTGCGTTCCAGGTCAGCAGCAAGATTGACAGCCGCACCATCCTCGACCAGATGGGGGCCGAAGCCCTGCTGGGCATGGGTGACATGCTCTACATGGCCAGCGGCACCGGCTTGCCGATCCGCGTGCATGGTGCCTTCGTGTCGGACGAAGAAGTACACCGTGTCGTCAGTTACCTCAAGGAACAAGGGGAGCCGGACTACATAGAGGGCGTGCTCGAAGGCGGAACTGTGGACGGTGACGGTGATCTGTCTGGAGACGGTGGGGGTGAAGGTGGCGAAAAAGACCCCATGTATGACCAGGCGGTCGAGGTGGTGCTGAAAGACCGCAAGGCCAGCATCTCCTACGTGCAGCGCAAGCTGCGCATCGGCTACAACCGCTCGGCCCGCCTGCTCGAAGACATGGAGAAAGCCGGTCTTGTCAGTGCCCTCACCGCCAGCGGCCAGCGCGAAGTGCTGGTGCCCGCCCGCGAATAA
- the lolA gene encoding outer membrane lipoprotein chaperone LolA, with amino-acid sequence MKKKFAAILIAASSGSASADGLKSLETFMKGVHTGKAEFTQVVTSPPKDGQAARSKTSSGTFEFQRPGRFKFVYQKPFEQTIVADGQTLWLLDVDLNQVTQRSQAQALGSTPAALIASAADIAALKADFTLESAPDQDGLQWVQASPKAKDGQLQSVRVGFAGEQLAALDIVDSFGQRSAIRFKGMQVNPSLPAGTFQFKPPAGADVVKQ; translated from the coding sequence ATGAAGAAGAAATTTGCTGCAATTTTGATAGCTGCCAGCTCTGGTTCTGCAAGCGCTGACGGGCTAAAAAGCCTGGAAACCTTCATGAAGGGCGTGCACACCGGCAAGGCAGAGTTCACGCAGGTGGTCACCTCGCCTCCTAAAGACGGGCAGGCTGCACGCAGCAAAACTTCGAGCGGCACGTTCGAATTCCAGCGGCCCGGGCGCTTCAAGTTCGTCTACCAGAAGCCTTTTGAACAAACCATCGTGGCCGATGGTCAAACCCTGTGGTTGCTGGATGTGGACCTGAACCAGGTCACCCAGCGCTCGCAGGCGCAGGCGCTGGGCTCCACGCCCGCAGCACTGATTGCCTCTGCGGCCGACATTGCTGCCCTCAAGGCAGACTTCACCCTCGAATCGGCCCCGGACCAGGATGGCCTGCAATGGGTACAGGCCAGCCCCAAGGCCAAGGACGGGCAACTGCAGAGCGTGCGCGTGGGCTTTGCGGGGGAGCAGTTGGCGGCCCTCGACATTGTGGACAGCTTTGGCCAGCGTTCGGCCATCCGCTTCAAGGGGATGCAGGTCAATCCCTCCTTGCCAGCAGGCACCTTTCAGTTCAAGCCTCCAGCCGGGGCTGATGTGGTCAAGCAGTAA
- a CDS encoding replication-associated recombination protein A, with translation MSRKTSEPSSTSGLHQPLAESLRPRTLAEVIGQQHVLGPGMPLRLAFESGRPHSCILWGPPGVGKTTIARLMADAFDAQFISISAVLGGVKDIRDAVERAQAARDGLMQQRTLVFVDEVHRFNKSQQDAFLPHVESGLFTFIGATTENPSFEVNSALLSRAAVYVLQPLSAEDLKQIVALAQSRQAVPAMESIAIDRLVAYADGDARKLLNTLETLAMAATQEKLAEITDAWLLKVLGERMRRYDKGGEQFYDTISALHKSVRGSDPDAALYWLVRMLDGGADPRYMARRLVRMASEDIGLADPRALRLALDAAEVYERLGSPEGELALAECVVYLAVAPKSNAVYKAYNAARAWVKQDGTRPVPMHLRNAPTQLMKQLDYGKGYRYAHDEEGGFAAGERYLPDGMADPGFYEPVERGLEIKIAQKLRDLRERNEAARAESENPLAEG, from the coding sequence ATGAGCCGCAAAACGTCTGAACCCTCCAGCACTTCAGGGCTGCACCAGCCATTGGCGGAAAGCCTGCGGCCCCGTACCCTGGCCGAGGTGATCGGCCAGCAGCATGTGCTGGGGCCTGGCATGCCATTGCGCCTGGCGTTCGAGTCCGGCCGCCCGCACAGTTGCATCCTGTGGGGTCCTCCTGGCGTGGGCAAGACCACCATTGCACGGCTGATGGCCGATGCGTTTGATGCGCAGTTCATCAGCATCAGCGCGGTGCTGGGCGGGGTCAAGGACATCCGTGACGCGGTGGAACGTGCGCAAGCCGCGCGCGACGGGCTCATGCAGCAGCGCACGCTGGTGTTTGTGGATGAGGTACATCGCTTCAACAAGAGCCAGCAGGATGCGTTTCTGCCTCATGTGGAAAGCGGCCTGTTCACCTTCATTGGCGCCACCACTGAGAACCCTTCGTTTGAGGTGAACTCAGCATTGCTCTCGCGCGCGGCGGTGTATGTGCTGCAGCCGCTGTCTGCTGAGGACTTGAAGCAGATTGTGGCGCTGGCGCAATCCAGGCAAGCGGTACCAGCTATGGAAAGCATAGCAATCGACCGTTTGGTGGCCTATGCCGATGGGGACGCGCGCAAGTTGCTCAACACGCTCGAAACCCTGGCCATGGCCGCCACGCAGGAGAAGCTGGCAGAGATCACCGACGCCTGGCTCCTCAAGGTGCTGGGCGAGCGCATGCGCCGCTACGACAAAGGCGGCGAGCAGTTCTACGACACCATCAGTGCGCTGCACAAATCGGTGCGCGGCTCTGACCCGGATGCCGCGCTGTACTGGCTGGTGCGCATGCTCGACGGCGGAGCAGACCCCCGTTACATGGCCCGCCGCCTGGTGCGCATGGCCAGCGAAGACATTGGCCTGGCCGATCCCCGTGCCCTGCGTCTGGCGCTGGATGCTGCCGAGGTGTACGAGCGCCTGGGTTCACCTGAAGGCGAGCTGGCACTGGCCGAGTGCGTGGTGTACCTGGCTGTGGCCCCCAAGTCCAACGCCGTCTACAAGGCCTACAACGCAGCCAGGGCCTGGGTGAAGCAGGACGGCACACGCCCCGTGCCCATGCACCTGCGCAATGCGCCCACCCAGCTCATGAAGCAGCTGGATTACGGCAAGGGCTACCGTTACGCGCACGACGAGGAGGGCGGTTTTGCGGCGGGCGAGCGCTATTTGCCTGATGGCATGGCTGACCCCGGCTTTTATGAGCCGGTGGAGCGGGGGCTGGAGATCAAGATTGCGCAGAAGTTGCGTGATCTGCGCGAACGCAACGAGGCCGCCCGGGCCGAGTCTGAAAATCCCCTTGCGGAGGGCTGA
- a CDS encoding branched-chain amino acid ABC transporter permease, with product MDILLQQIINGLVLGSMYALIALGYTMVYGIIQLINFAHGEVLMIGALTSWSCIGLMQGAMPGAPGWVILLLATLIACVVAATLNFTIEKIAYKPLRNSPRLAPLITAIGMSILLQTLAMIIWKPNYKPYPTLLPSSPFQIGGAFITPTQILILGVTAVALASLVYLVNHTSLGRAMRATAENPRVASLMGVKPDMVISATFIIGAVLAAIAGMMYASNYGTAQHTMGFLPGLKAFTAAVFGGIGNLAGAVVGGILLGLIEAIGSGYIGTLTGGLLGSHYTDIFAFIVLIIILTLRPSGLLGERVADRA from the coding sequence ATGGACATTTTGCTGCAGCAGATCATCAACGGTCTGGTATTGGGCAGCATGTACGCCTTGATAGCCTTGGGCTACACCATGGTGTACGGCATCATTCAACTGATCAATTTCGCCCATGGCGAAGTGCTAATGATCGGTGCACTCACAAGCTGGAGCTGTATTGGCTTGATGCAAGGGGCCATGCCCGGCGCGCCAGGCTGGGTCATCCTGCTGCTGGCAACGCTGATCGCCTGCGTGGTCGCTGCCACCCTCAACTTCACGATCGAGAAGATCGCCTACAAGCCGCTGCGCAACAGCCCGCGGCTGGCGCCCCTGATCACGGCCATCGGCATGTCCATCCTGCTGCAGACGCTGGCCATGATCATCTGGAAGCCCAACTACAAGCCCTATCCCACCCTGCTGCCCAGCTCGCCCTTCCAGATCGGTGGCGCGTTCATCACGCCCACGCAGATCCTGATCCTGGGTGTGACGGCAGTGGCTCTGGCTTCCCTGGTCTACCTCGTCAACCACACCAGCCTGGGCCGCGCCATGCGCGCCACGGCCGAGAACCCTCGCGTGGCTTCCCTGATGGGCGTGAAGCCCGACATGGTGATCTCTGCCACCTTCATCATCGGCGCGGTGCTGGCCGCCATTGCCGGCATGATGTACGCCTCCAACTACGGCACTGCGCAGCACACCATGGGTTTCCTGCCTGGTCTCAAGGCCTTCACGGCTGCAGTGTTCGGCGGCATCGGCAACCTGGCCGGTGCGGTCGTCGGCGGCATTTTGCTGGGCCTCATCGAGGCGATTGGCTCAGGCTACATCGGCACCCTCACGGGCGGCCTGCTGGGCAGCCATTACACCGACATCTTTGCGTTCATCGTGCTGATCATCATCCTGACGCTGCGCCCCTCGGGCCTGCTGGGTGAGCGTGTGGCTGATCGCGCCTGA
- a CDS encoding ABC transporter ATP-binding protein: MKNTKTNWIIGAVALLVLPLILQSFGNAWVRIADLALLYVMLALGLNIVVGYAGLLDLGYVAFYAVGAYLFGLMASPHLADNFAAFAAMFPNGLHTSLWLVIPLAALLAAVCGALLGAPTLKLRGDYLAIVTLGFGEIIRIFLNNLDHPVNLTNGPKGIGQIDSVKIFGLDLGKRLELFGFDINSVTLYYYLFLILVVLTVIICYRLQDSRIGRAWMAIREDEIAAKAMGINTRNMKLLAFGMGASFGGVSGAMFGAFQGFVSPESFSLMESVMIIAMVVLGGIGHIPGVILGAILLSALPEVLRYVAGPLQAMTDGRLDSAILRQLLIALAMIIIMLMRPRGLWPAPEHGKSLTQKT, encoded by the coding sequence ATGAAGAACACCAAAACCAATTGGATCATCGGCGCCGTGGCGCTGCTGGTGCTGCCGCTGATCCTGCAATCCTTCGGAAACGCCTGGGTGCGTATTGCTGACCTGGCCCTGCTGTACGTCATGCTGGCGCTGGGCCTGAACATCGTGGTGGGCTATGCAGGCCTGCTCGACCTGGGCTACGTGGCGTTCTACGCCGTGGGGGCCTACCTGTTTGGTCTGATGGCATCGCCCCACTTGGCAGACAACTTTGCGGCGTTTGCTGCCATGTTCCCCAACGGGCTGCACACCTCGCTATGGCTGGTGATTCCGCTGGCGGCGTTGCTGGCTGCGGTATGCGGAGCCTTGCTGGGCGCGCCTACCCTCAAGCTGCGCGGCGACTACCTTGCCATCGTGACCTTGGGCTTTGGCGAAATCATCCGTATCTTCCTGAACAACCTGGATCACCCCGTCAACCTGACCAACGGCCCCAAGGGCATCGGCCAGATCGACTCGGTCAAGATCTTTGGTCTGGACCTGGGCAAGCGCCTGGAGCTGTTCGGCTTTGATATCAACTCCGTCACGCTCTACTACTACCTGTTCCTGATCCTGGTGGTGCTGACCGTAATCATCTGCTACCGCCTGCAGGACTCCCGCATTGGCCGTGCATGGATGGCTATCCGCGAAGACGAAATCGCCGCCAAGGCCATGGGTATCAACACCCGCAACATGAAGCTGCTGGCTTTCGGCATGGGCGCTTCGTTCGGCGGTGTGTCGGGTGCGATGTTCGGTGCTTTTCAGGGCTTCGTGTCGCCCGAGTCGTTCAGCCTGATGGAGTCCGTGATGATCATTGCCATGGTGGTTCTGGGCGGTATCGGCCACATCCCTGGTGTGATCCTGGGTGCCATCTTGTTGTCTGCCTTGCCTGAGGTGCTGCGCTATGTGGCCGGTCCCCTGCAGGCCATGACCGATGGCCGTCTGGATTCCGCCATCCTGCGCCAGTTGCTCATTGCCCTGGCCATGATCATCATCATGTTGATGCGTCCCCGCGGTCTGTGGCCCGCCCCCGAGCATGGCAAGAGCCTGACCCAGAAGACCTGA
- a CDS encoding ABC transporter ATP-binding protein — protein MAEKTNDVVLKVAGISKRFGGLQALSDVGITIERGQVYGLIGPNGAGKTTFFNVITGLYTPDSGTFELAGKPYEPTAVHEVAKAGIARTFQNIRLFAEMTALENVMVGRHIRTHSGLLGAVFRTKAFKDEEAAIAKRAQELLDYVGIGKFADYKARTLSYGDQRRLEIARALATDPQLIALDEPAAGMNATEKVQLRELIDQIRKDNRTILLIEHDVKLVMGLCDRVTVLDYGKQIAEGTPATVQKNEKVIEAYLGTGGH, from the coding sequence ATGGCAGAAAAAACCAACGATGTGGTGCTCAAGGTTGCAGGCATTTCCAAGCGCTTCGGCGGCCTGCAAGCCCTCTCTGACGTGGGCATCACGATTGAACGCGGTCAGGTCTATGGCCTGATCGGCCCCAACGGAGCTGGCAAGACGACGTTTTTCAACGTGATCACCGGCTTGTACACGCCCGACAGCGGCACCTTTGAGCTGGCGGGCAAGCCCTACGAGCCCACCGCCGTGCATGAAGTGGCCAAGGCAGGCATTGCCCGCACGTTCCAGAACATCCGGCTGTTTGCTGAGATGACAGCGCTGGAGAACGTGATGGTGGGTCGCCACATCCGTACCCACTCCGGCCTGCTGGGCGCGGTCTTCCGCACCAAGGCCTTCAAGGACGAAGAAGCCGCCATTGCCAAGCGTGCGCAAGAGCTGCTGGACTATGTGGGCATCGGCAAGTTTGCTGACTACAAGGCCCGTACCTTGAGCTACGGTGACCAGCGCCGTCTGGAAATTGCCCGTGCCCTGGCAACCGATCCTCAACTGATTGCGCTGGATGAGCCTGCCGCTGGCATGAACGCCACCGAAAAAGTGCAGCTGCGCGAACTGATCGACCAGATCCGCAAGGACAACCGCACCATCTTGCTGATCGAGCACGATGTGAAGCTGGTGATGGGCCTGTGCGACCGGGTGACGGTGCTCGACTACGGCAAGCAGATTGCCGAGGGCACCCCTGCCACTGTGCAGAAGAATGAAAAAGTGATTGAGGCCTATCTGGGCACCGGAGGACATTGA
- a CDS encoding ABC transporter ATP-binding protein, whose protein sequence is MAEKSNNVLLKVKGLKVAYGGIQAVKGVDFEVREGELVSLIGSNGAGKTTTMKAITGTLPMNDGDIEYLGESIRGKGAWDLVKKGLVMVPEGRGVFARMTITENLQMGAYIRNDKAGILADIEKMFTIFPRLRERKDQLAGTMSGGEQQMLAMGRALMSQPKVLLLDEPSMGLSPIMVDKIFEVVRDVYALGVTIVLVEQNASRALAIADRGYVMESGLITMTGPGQELLNDPKVRAAYLGE, encoded by the coding sequence ATGGCCGAAAAATCCAATAACGTGCTGCTGAAGGTCAAAGGCCTGAAGGTGGCCTACGGCGGCATCCAGGCCGTCAAGGGCGTGGACTTTGAGGTGCGCGAGGGCGAGCTGGTGTCGCTGATTGGCTCCAACGGTGCAGGCAAGACCACCACCATGAAAGCCATCACAGGCACCCTGCCCATGAACGATGGCGACATCGAATACCTGGGCGAGAGCATCCGTGGCAAGGGCGCCTGGGATCTGGTGAAGAAGGGCTTGGTGATGGTGCCGGAAGGCCGTGGCGTGTTCGCACGCATGACCATCACGGAGAACCTGCAGATGGGCGCCTACATCCGCAATGACAAGGCAGGCATCCTGGCTGACATCGAGAAGATGTTCACCATCTTCCCGCGTCTGCGCGAGCGCAAGGACCAGCTGGCAGGAACCATGTCCGGTGGCGAGCAGCAAATGCTGGCCATGGGCCGTGCGCTGATGAGCCAGCCCAAGGTGTTGCTGCTGGACGAACCCTCCATGGGCCTGTCGCCCATCATGGTGGACAAGATTTTTGAAGTGGTGCGCGATGTGTACGCCCTGGGCGTGACCATCGTGCTGGTGGAGCAAAACGCCAGCCGTGCGCTGGCCATTGCAGACCGCGGCTACGTCATGGAGTCCGGTCTCATCACCATGACGGGTCCTGGTCAGGAACTGCTGAATGACCCCAAGGTGCGCGCAGCGTACCTGGGCGAGTAA
- a CDS encoding outer membrane beta-barrel protein, translating into MTSRFRLLPVALIVACAAAGAQAQTSSMGNSSMNRGAERSSVLPYTHDGYFGLSAGRSKYDLNTGPMGMESDNSDTAWKLYTGGFFHPNWGLEVGYVNAGKARRLGGDTEAHGINLSLVGRAPVSEQFDVFGKVGTTYGRTRTGGFSGLGVQTGKEDGFGLSYGLGARWTFNPQWAAVIEWENHRFKFADGNDDVKMTTVGLQYRF; encoded by the coding sequence ATGACATCCCGCTTTCGCCTTCTTCCTGTTGCACTGATCGTGGCCTGCGCCGCCGCAGGCGCACAGGCCCAGACTTCCAGCATGGGCAATTCCTCCATGAATCGCGGCGCAGAGCGCAGCTCGGTGCTGCCCTACACACACGACGGTTACTTCGGCCTGAGCGCGGGTCGTTCCAAATACGATCTGAACACAGGCCCGATGGGCATGGAATCCGACAATTCGGATACCGCCTGGAAGCTGTACACCGGTGGCTTTTTTCACCCCAACTGGGGTCTTGAGGTCGGCTACGTGAATGCAGGCAAGGCACGCCGCCTGGGTGGCGATACCGAGGCCCACGGCATCAACCTCAGCCTGGTAGGCCGCGCGCCGGTCAGCGAGCAATTTGATGTATTCGGCAAGGTGGGTACGACCTACGGTCGCACCCGCACGGGTGGCTTCAGCGGCTTGGGCGTGCAGACAGGCAAAGAGGACGGCTTTGGCCTGTCTTATGGTCTGGGGGCCCGGTGGACCTTCAACCCGCAGTGGGCCGCCGTTATCGAGTGGGAAAACCACCGATTCAAGTTTGCGGACGGCAACGACGACGTGAAAATGACCACCGTGGGGCTGCAGTACCGCTTCTGA
- a CDS encoding DMT family protein, producing MSFLQQLPIPLQTVLLLVASNVFMTFAWYGHLKNLASAPWYTAAFVSWGIALFEYLLQVPANRIGFTQFNVGQLKIMQEVITLGVFVPFAVFYLDQPLKLDYLWAGLCLVGAVYFIFRGA from the coding sequence ATGAGCTTCCTCCAACAACTGCCCATTCCTCTTCAAACCGTTCTTTTGCTGGTGGCCAGCAATGTCTTCATGACGTTCGCCTGGTACGGACACCTCAAGAATCTGGCGTCTGCCCCCTGGTACACCGCTGCCTTCGTCAGTTGGGGGATTGCGCTGTTTGAGTACCTGCTGCAGGTGCCGGCCAACCGCATTGGTTTCACCCAGTTCAATGTGGGGCAGCTCAAGATCATGCAAGAGGTCATCACGCTGGGGGTGTTTGTTCCCTTCGCGGTGTTTTATCTCGACCAGCCGCTCAAGCTGGACTACCTGTGGGCGGGCCTGTGCCTGGTGGGGGCGGTGTATTTCATCTTTCGGGGCGCTTGA
- a CDS encoding DUF47 domain-containing protein, whose amino-acid sequence MLFAKLLPREGNFFEMFNQHADRIVEAARAFSHLVANYNDPHLREKYNQDVDNAERAADRVTHDVNKAIHKTFITPIDREQIHTLINTMDDVADLIQDSAETMALYDVRHMTEEITRLTDLSLKCCERLRDAVKLLDKIADPAVAEAALKTCEEIDRLESDADRVMRSAMSKLFREEPDVREVIKLKAIYELLETITDKCEDVANTIEGIVLENS is encoded by the coding sequence ATGCTGTTTGCCAAGCTGTTGCCACGCGAAGGCAATTTTTTCGAAATGTTCAACCAGCATGCGGACCGCATCGTCGAAGCCGCACGCGCCTTCTCGCACCTGGTGGCCAACTACAACGATCCTCATCTGCGTGAAAAGTACAACCAGGATGTGGACAACGCCGAGCGCGCCGCCGATCGCGTGACGCACGATGTCAACAAGGCCATCCATAAGACCTTCATCACCCCCATCGACCGTGAGCAGATCCATACACTGATCAACACGATGGACGATGTGGCCGACCTGATCCAGGACTCCGCAGAGACCATGGCGCTGTACGACGTGCGCCATATGACCGAAGAGATCACCCGCTTGACCGACCTGAGCCTCAAGTGCTGCGAGCGCCTGCGCGACGCCGTGAAGCTCCTCGACAAGATTGCCGATCCTGCGGTGGCCGAGGCTGCCCTCAAGACATGCGAGGAGATTGACCGCCTCGAATCGGATGCCGACCGCGTCATGCGCAGCGCCATGAGCAAGCTGTTCCGTGAAGAGCCTGATGTGCGTGAAGTCATCAAGCTCAAGGCCATCTACGAGTTGCTGGAGACCATCACCGACAAGTGTGAAGACGTGGCCAACACCATCGAGGGCATCGTCCTCGAAAACTCCTGA